One Arcobacter sp. FWKO B genomic window, TATCATAGATACAGTAGCATTTGTAGCTTTTACAGCTTCACTTACTGTATTAAATACAGGTTGTCCTAAATGCTCGCTTCCACCTTTTCCAGGAGTTACACCACCAACTATTTTTGTACCATAAGCCATACATTGTTCTGCGTGAAAAGAACCCTCTTTTCCTGTGAAACCTTGTACTATTACTTTTGTATCTTTATTTACTAAAATAGACATATTTACCCCTTACTTTGCCGCTGCTTCAACAGCTTTTCTAGCACCATCTTCTAAATCAGATGCTGCAATTATATTTGAAATACCAGCGTTGTTTAAAATCTCTATAGCTTGTGCAGCATTAGTACCATCAAGTCTTACAATTACAGGAACATCAACTTTTGTAAGTTTTGTAGCTTCTAATATACCATTTGCAACTCTATCACATCTTACTATTCCACCAAAGATATTTACAAATATTGATTTAACATTTTTATCTTTTAGTATGATTTCAAAACCTTTTGCTACAGTTTCAGGACTTGCTGAACCTCCAACATCAAGGAAGTTTGCAGGAGTTCCACCAACATAATTGATAGTATCCATAGTTCCCATAGCAAGACCTGCACCATTTACCATACATCCTACAGTTCCATCAAGTTTGATATAACTTAAGCCGTAATTTCCAGCTTCTATTTCAGTTGGCTCTTCTTCACTTAAATCTCTCATTTCTGATATTGCGTTTTGTCTATAAAGTGCATTGTTGTCAAAGCCCATTTTTGCATCAAGTGCTAAGAATTTACCATCACCTGTTTTGATAAGTGGGTTAATTTCTATCATTTCAGCATCATTTTCCATATATACTTTGTATAAGCTACTTGCAAACTTGATAAACGCATTAATTTCTTCTTTTGGAAGATTTAATCCAAAAGCAAGTTCTCTACCATGAAATCCTTGAAAACCAATAGTTGGATCAATCGCTACTTTTACTATTTTTTCTGGGCTATTGTGAGCAACTTCTTCTATCTCCATACCACCTTCAGTAGAAGCCATCATTACAGGCATCTCTAAAGCTCTGTCTAAAACCATTCCAAGATAATATTCAGCTTTGATATCAGCACCTTCTTCAACATAAACTTTTTGTACTAGTTTACCTTCTGGTCCTGTTTGGTGAGTTATAAGTGTCATACCTAGTATTTGAGAAGCTAGTTCTTTCACTTCAGCAGTACTTTTTGCTAGTTTTACACCACCACCAAGTCCTCTTCCGCCTGCATGAATTTGAGCTTTTACAACCCAAATATTTCCACCTAGCTCTTGAGCAGCTTTTACAGCTTCATCAGGAGTATAAGCTATGTGTCCTCTAGGAGTAGGAACGCCATATTTTTTAAACAATTCTTTTGCTTGATATTCGTGAATATTCATTATCTCTTCCTTATCTTGAAATTCTTTTAAAAATATACCAATATGTAACTTATTTCTACTTTATTTCGTATTGACTTCTACCAATTTGATATAAATCGTTACCTTTTGTATCATTGATTACTGTCACTGGAAAGTCTTTTACTTCAAGCTTTCTAACAGCTTCAGGACCTAGTTCTGGGTATGCTATAATTTCAGCACTTATGATTCGTTTTCCAAGTAGTGCACCAGCTCCACCAGTTGCTCCAAAATAAACACCTTTATGTTCCATGCATGCATTTATAACATCAGAATTTCTTTTTCCTTTTCCTATCATACCACGAGAGCCGTGTTTTAGTAGGGTAGGGGAATATGTATCCATTCTATAACTCGTAGTAGGTCCTGCACTTCCTATAGGTTCACCTGGCTTTGGTGGAGTTGGACCTACAAAATATATCACACTTCCTTCTAAATCAAAAGGTAAATCTTTACCTTCTTCTATCAAATCTACAAGTCTTTTATGTGCTGCATCTCTTGCTGAATATATAATACCACTTAGATAAACTATGTCACCACTGTTTAGTTTGGTAACATCTTCTTCTTTAAGTGGGGTTGTTAAATAATATGTTTGACTCATTTTTTTCCTTAGAGGTAATGAGGTACTGAGTACTTAGGTACTAAGTTAAAAAACTCAGAACTTAGTGCTCAGTACCTCAGTAGCTTAAATTACAATATGTGTATGTCTTGAACTATGGCACTGTACATTAACCGAAACTGGCAATGATGCTATATGACATGGGTTTGCTTCTATATGAACAGCAAGAACTGTTTGTGTTCCACCCATTCCCATAGCACCAATACCTAGTTTGTTTAGTTCAACTAAAATTTGTTTTTCAAATTCATTCATCTCTTGGTCATCATTTTGAGTGCCAATTTCTCTAAATAGTGCGTGTTTGCTTGACATTGCAGCTTTTTCAAAAGTACCACCAATTCCAACTCCTACTATAATAGGAGGACATGGATTTGGGCCAGCATCACTTATAACTTGCTTTACAAATTTTAATACACCATCTTTTCCAGCAGCAGGAGCCAAAACTGTAGCACGGCTTACATTTTCACTTCCACCACCTTTTGCAGCATATTCAATATCAATCTTATCTCCTGGAACAAGATCAAAATGTATAATAGCAGGTAGGTTATAACCTATTTTATCTTTTAAGTTTGCTCTACTGAAAGGCTCACAAGTTGAAGCTCGTAGATATGCATCTTGATAACCTTGTTCTGTACCTTTATTTATAGCATCTCTAAAAGTTCCACCAACAAGCTTCACATCTTCACCAACTTTTACAAAAAATACAGCTAAACCAGTATCTTGACAAAGTGGTCTTGCTTCTGCTTTAGCAATGTCTGCATTTTCAAGAAGTTGTTTTAAAACCTCACGGCTAACTTCTGATTTTTCTTCATTGTAAGCTCTTTGTAAAGCTTGGTAAGCATCTTTTGGTAGAACTGTACCACAATGTACTATTATATCTCTTACCGCTTTTACAAGAGTTTCAAATTGTACTTCTCTCATTATTTTTTCCCGAAAAACTTATGTTTATGCAATGCATCAAAAAGTTCTTGAACACTTGCAACAGATTTTGCAAATCTTCCTGCTTGTTCTTCATTTAAGTTTGCTTCAATTACTTTTTCAGCTCCACTTGCTCCAAGCATTACTGGAACTCCACTTACAATACCAGTATATCCATACTCACCTTCAAGCATTACTGCACATGGGTGGATTTGTTTAGTATCTTTTAGTATAGCTTCCACCATAATTGAAGTTGCTTTTGCAGGTGCATAATATGCTGAACCAGTTTGTAAATATTTTACAATTTCTGCACCACCATTTTTTGTTTTTGCTACTATCTCATCTATCTCATCCCAAGTAAGAAGGTCAGTCAAAGGAACCCCAGCAACTGTTGAAAATCTTGGAAGTGGAACCATATCATCACCATGCCCACCCATAACTGAAGCTCTTATTTGACCAGCTCCATAACCTAACTTTTCATAAATAAAGTGTGACATTCTAGCACTATCTAGTATTCCTGCCATTCCAACAACTCTATTTCTACTCCATCCACTCTCTCTTAATGCAACATATACCA contains:
- the mdh gene encoding malate dehydrogenase, whose translation is MRGKKVTIIGAGNVGSTVAYILAMNGAAHEVVLRDNKTDRAKGMALDMSQAANAARTHTIVTAATEASDIAGSDVVVITAGSPRLPGMSRDDLLLVNAQVMKEVVADIVKYAPEAIIVPVTNPLDAMVYVALRESGWSRNRVVGMAGILDSARMSHFIYEKLGYGAGQIRASVMGGHGDDMVPLPRFSTVAGVPLTDLLTWDEIDEIVAKTKNGGAEIVKYLQTGSAYYAPAKATSIMVEAILKDTKQIHPCAVMLEGEYGYTGIVSGVPVMLGASGAEKVIEANLNEEQAGRFAKSVASVQELFDALHKHKFFGKK
- the sucC gene encoding ADP-forming succinate--CoA ligase subunit beta — encoded protein: MNIHEYQAKELFKKYGVPTPRGHIAYTPDEAVKAAQELGGNIWVVKAQIHAGGRGLGGGVKLAKSTAEVKELASQILGMTLITHQTGPEGKLVQKVYVEEGADIKAEYYLGMVLDRALEMPVMMASTEGGMEIEEVAHNSPEKIVKVAIDPTIGFQGFHGRELAFGLNLPKEEINAFIKFASSLYKVYMENDAEMIEINPLIKTGDGKFLALDAKMGFDNNALYRQNAISEMRDLSEEEPTEIEAGNYGLSYIKLDGTVGCMVNGAGLAMGTMDTINYVGGTPANFLDVGGSASPETVAKGFEIILKDKNVKSIFVNIFGGIVRCDRVANGILEATKLTKVDVPVIVRLDGTNAAQAIEILNNAGISNIIAASDLEDGARKAVEAAAK
- a CDS encoding Fe-S-containing hydro-lyase; its protein translation is MSQTYYLTTPLKEEDVTKLNSGDIVYLSGIIYSARDAAHKRLVDLIEEGKDLPFDLEGSVIYFVGPTPPKPGEPIGSAGPTTSYRMDTYSPTLLKHGSRGMIGKGKRNSDVINACMEHKGVYFGATGGAGALLGKRIISAEIIAYPELGPEAVRKLEVKDFPVTVINDTKGNDLYQIGRSQYEIK
- a CDS encoding fumarate hydratase — protein: MREVQFETLVKAVRDIIVHCGTVLPKDAYQALQRAYNEEKSEVSREVLKQLLENADIAKAEARPLCQDTGLAVFFVKVGEDVKLVGGTFRDAINKGTEQGYQDAYLRASTCEPFSRANLKDKIGYNLPAIIHFDLVPGDKIDIEYAAKGGGSENVSRATVLAPAAGKDGVLKFVKQVISDAGPNPCPPIIVGVGIGGTFEKAAMSSKHALFREIGTQNDDQEMNEFEKQILVELNKLGIGAMGMGGTQTVLAVHIEANPCHIASLPVSVNVQCHSSRHTHIVI